CACGGTATGAGTCTGAGTCTTACGCGAACTGGTACTTTTATATTCCAGCTTCTCCGCAATCTCCAGGATGCGGTGCTTGGTCTCTTCTTTTACGTTCAGGGTGGGGTCGTCGTTTAATACCCGTGAAACCGTCGCCAGCGAGACGCCCGCTTCGGTCGCGATATCTTTTAGTGTAGCCATTTTTTCCCTTATCTGACGTTGCCCCATCGACGCAAACCATTGTAAAGCAAGCGCGGGCTCCTGCATCTCTTTTCAGTAAATTTCCGCCGTATTATTCATCATCAGCACGGCGTTTTCTCTGATGTAAATCGTGATAGAACTAACACTCCTGTCAATATTATGCGGAAGCGTTGACGATATTTGTTATCTTTTACTAAAATTTTACTTGGAGGTAAAAGATGGAAACGGTGGTTTATGATGATTTTGCCAAACTGGAAATGCGCACCGGCAAGATAGTGGCAGTCCAACGCCATGCGAATGCCGACAAGCTGTACATTGCCCAGATTGATGTCGGTGAGCGTACATTGCAGACGGTGACCAGCCTGGTGCCGTACTACAGCGAAGAAGAGCTGCTGGGGAAAACCGTGGTGGTGCTGTGTAATCTGGCGAAAGCGAAAATGCGTGGGGAAACATCGGAGTGCATGCTGCTGTGTGCAGAAACTGATGATGGCAGCGAAAGCGTGTTGCTCACACCTGAGAGGCTGATGCCCGCTGGCGTGCGGGTGGTATAAGCAGGATGCCCTCTTCCCCGGTGGGGAAGAGGGCAAATAGCTACGCCTCTTCCACCGAAACCCGCAGCGCTGCCAGCGCCAGACGGGCCGCTTTCAGCACCTGCTCACACTGTTCAAGGGTCAGCGTCAGCGGCGGCTCGATGCGAATCGTCCTCGCGTTATTTAGCGTTCCGGCTACCAGCACCCGCTGGCGGAACATCTCGCTGGCAAAGTCATAACCGGTTTCGTTATCGACGAACTCAATTGCCATCAGCATGCCTTTACCGCGCACTTCATTCACCAGATCCGGATACTCGCGGGCCAGTTGACGGAAGCCGTCCAGCAGGATGTCGCCTTTCTGCTCCGCCTGCGCGGGCAGGTTTTGCGTTAGCAGCACGTTGATGGTTGCCAGCGCCGCCGCGCAGGCCAGCGGATTACCGCCAAAGGTGGTGGTGTGCAGGAACGGATTGTCGAACAGCACCGAAAAGACCTCTTCGGTGGCGATCGTTGCGCCAATCGGCATTACGCCGCCGCCCAGCGCTTTGGCAAGGCACAGAATATCTGGCTGGACGTTTTCATGCTCGCAGGCAAACATCTTGCCGGTGCGGCCCATCCCGGTCTGCACTTCATCGAGGATTAGCAGCGCGCCAAACTCGTCGCACAGCTTGCGAACCGCAGGCAGATAGCCCGGCGGCGGCAGAATGACCCCACCTTCGCCCTGAATCGGCTCAAGGATCACCGCCGCAACGTCATCGCCGGTTTTCTTACACTCGCTGAGCAACGTGCGCATGGCGTTAATATCGCCAAACGGCACATGGCGAAACCCTGGCAACAGCGGCATAAACGGCTTACGGAAGGTGGATTTGGCGGTGGCCGACAGCGCGCCCAGCGATTTACCATGAAACGCGCCGCTGGTGGCGACGAAGGTAAACTTGCCCCGCGGAGACTGGTAAGCTTTCGCTAGCTTTAGCGCCGCTTCGACTGATTCGGTACCGCTATTGCTAAAAAAGCTGTATTTCAGTTTGCCGGGCGTTAAGGCCGCCAGCGTTTTTGCCAGCATGGCCCGCAGCGGGTCCAGCAGTTCCTGGCTATGAAGAGGTTGTTTAGCGAGTTGATTCTCGACGGCGGAAACGACAACTGGATTACGGTGCCCTACATTAAAAATCCCAAACCCACCCAGGCAGTCAATAAACTCCTGTCCCTGAGTGTCGACAAGCGTATTCAACCCTCCCGCTTGCCACTCTACGGCCCCGTAATCCCCGCCAGCAGTGACTGATTTTCGATACGCTAAAAACCCTGGATTCACATGCTCTTTAAAGTATTCCCTGACCTCCTGATTAAGTGATTTCATCTCCTCATGATCGAGCGTTCGCTTCTCAATGAGATTCAGTGCGTGTGCGCTGCAGGCCAGAGCCGATGCGCTGGAAGGTAACCTGTTCAAAATGAGCTCCTGGACGGGGCGTATCACATGATACTGAATTAAGTATTGCAGGGATTACGCCACTTCGGCTCAGGCCAGGAAAATCGGGATAAACGCAACGTGAAATCGTGATTGTGCAAAATTTAATCTCACGGCGATATTATTGGCATGTTTTACTCCTGAAGGCGCAAAACGATGCAGGAAAGGGCTTCCGCCGCATGCTTTGCGGCGGTGCAGGATGCCCTGCGGTGGGGCAGAAGGTTAGTCGAGCTGGGAAATCTCCATTGCTGCGCGGTCAATCACGCCGATAATTTGCTTCAATTGCGCTTCAGTAATTTCCTGCTGATTGACTCTTAAATCCAGTACCGCTTTGAAGTTTTCCAGCGCCCGCTTCATCTGCGGATTTTTACGCAGTTCACAACCCACCATGCGGGCTTGCAGCCTGGCCTGGATATGCTCCAGATGTTCCTGGTTTTCAGCATGTAGCTGGCTGCCCTCGGCGGTAATAGCGATTTTTTTGCGCCCGTTTTCGTCTGCAACGCTGATCAAACCCTGGTCCTGGAGGAGGTCGAGCGTCGGGTAGATAACGCCGGGACTTGGGCTGTAGTTACCCTGGGTCAGGGTTTCAATCTCTTTGATTAGCTCGTAACCGTGGCTGGCGTTGCGGGTGAGGATATCGAGGATAACCAGACGCAACTCGCCGTGACCAAAGAAACGCTGACGGCGTCCGCCTCCGCCTCTGCGGCCATGCTCGCCGTGTTCGCCGTGTTCACCGTGGCGTCCACGTGGCCCACGTCCTTCTTCGTGATGATGTCTCATGTTTTGTTCCTGTGTTGTTTTGATATATCTAATTTATATCTAAAAAATATTTTATGGCAACCATGGAATTGATTTATTTTTTATAATATTGATATTTAATGGTTTATTTTGGTTTTTTGACTTTTGTGGCGTTTTGTTATGCTTATATCAAAAAATGCTTGCATTCTTTTTTAATGCCAATCATTATCATTTGCAAGATTTTTAGATATATCTATTTACTGTTCACGAAGGCGACTGAAAATGACAACGACAAATCAACCTAAATATCCGCAACGCGTGCGTAACGAGCTGCGTTTTCGTGAGTTAACCGTGCTGCGCATCGAGCGTATCGGTCGCGCTTTCCAGCGCATCGTGCTGGGTGGAGAGGCGCTGAATGGCTTTGTTTCCCAGGGGTTTGACGACCATACCAAGCTCTTTTTCCCCGAAGCGGGATCTGCGTTCACCCCGCCAGAGGTGACGGATGAAGGCATTAACTGGGGTGAGGGCGTGCGCCCGGCGACCCGCGACTATACGCCGCTGTACGATGCCGGGCGTCATGAGCTGGCGTACGACTTCTTTATTCACGATGGCGGTATCGCCAGCAGCTGGGCGCTGGCGGCGAAAGTCGGCGATAAGCTGGTGATCGGCGGTCCGCGTGGTTCGCTGGTGGTGCCGGAGGATTACGCCTGGCAGTTGTACGTCACCGATGAGTCCGGAATGCCCGCGCTGCGCCGCCGCCTGTTAGGGTTACAGCAGCTCCCGACGCGCCCGCAGGTGACGGCGATCGTGACCATTGGCGATGAGTCTTACAAAGATTATCTGGCGGATCTCAACGGCTTTAATATTGAGTGGGTGGTGGGGCATAACTCATCTGCCGTGGCTGAGCGCCTGGCGCAGGTGGTGGTTCCGGCGGAAGACTATTTTATCTGGGTGACCGGGGAAGGGGCGGTGGTGAAATCGCTGCTGGCGCGCTTTGAAGGTGAAAAGATTGACCCGCAGCTGGTGCGTTCTCAGGCCTATTGGCACAGTAAGTAAGTGCGGAGAAAACCCGGGTTGCGGCTAACGCCTTATCCGGGCTACGAAATTCGCACCCGTGCAAATCCGTAGCCCCGCTAAGCGCAGCGCGAGCGGGGGAGTTATCCGGGGCGGCAGATTTGCACGATGCTTTTCCCGGAGGCGGCGCGGTGCGCCTGTCCGGGCTACCTGTCCACAAGATTGCAGTGGACCTGTAGCCCTGCTAAGCGCAGCGCCACCGGGAGGTTCTCTTATCTTTCCGCCAGCGCTTTAAATACCATTGCCACCGCGTGGGCGCCGGGGTCCATATTTCCGCGCAGGCTATCGCTGTTCAGATACGACGCGCGCCCGGCGTTGGCTTTGCTGGCGTGAAGGGTACGATCTGCGCCCGCCTGCGCCGCCGTGAAAGCAGCTTGCAGGTTTGCCGGTTTCGCCAGCAGCGCTGTCAATGCCGGTTGCAGGGCGTCGATCATGGTACGGTCGCCTTCATCCGCGCCGCCGTAAAATTTCATCTGCGCCAGACCGGTGTTCAGCGCTTCGGCGACGTTCGCTCCCTGCTCCAGCTTCTGCCCGGCGGCGGTGAAGAAAATCGACATCAGCACGCCGCTGGAGCCACCCATCACTACGGTCAGGCGCTCGCCAATTAAGGCAAATAGCGTGGCGAGGTTATCCAGCGGCAGCTGCTGGCGCTGTAATAAATCGGCGATGTCTCGCGCCCCGGCAGCGAAAGTGGAACCGGTATCTCCGTCGCCGACTTTGGCATCCAGCGCGTTGAGATCCGCTTCCAGACTGGACAACGTCCCGGTCACCTGCTCGACATAACTCGCAACCACGCTATTCTGTGAAGGTTCAAACTCTACGCGAGTGCTGCGCAGCGATGACGGCATCACGTTGATTTCACGCGGCTGCACCGGCGTCTGCCAGCCTGCGGTTTCTACCGCAGAAAGCAGCGCTTTCTCGATGCTCTCCTCCAGCACGATGGCGGTGAGGGAGAAGCCTTTCATATCCAGCGCGGTCACCAGCGAGGCCGGGCCAATCAGCCAGTCGATACGCTGGCGCAGCGGAGTATTCGCCAGCTCACGGGTCAGAATCGCCATTTCGGCAATCGACACGCCGCCGAGGTTGTTGATCATCACCGCCAGACGGCCGGTTTCCGGCAGGGCGGCGGTGAGTTTCTCAACCATCAGGCCTACGATTTTCGCGCTGTTCTGGGTAGCGATAACCGAAGCGCCCGGTTCGCCGTGGATCCCCATCCCCAGTTC
This Klebsiella sp. RHBSTW-00484 DNA region includes the following protein-coding sequences:
- a CDS encoding tRNA-binding protein, yielding METVVYDDFAKLEMRTGKIVAVQRHANADKLYIAQIDVGERTLQTVTSLVPYYSEEELLGKTVVVLCNLAKAKMRGETSECMLLCAETDDGSESVLLTPERLMPAGVRVV
- the ygjG gene encoding putrescine aminotransferase; its protein translation is MNRLPSSASALACSAHALNLIEKRTLDHEEMKSLNQEVREYFKEHVNPGFLAYRKSVTAGGDYGAVEWQAGGLNTLVDTQGQEFIDCLGGFGIFNVGHRNPVVVSAVENQLAKQPLHSQELLDPLRAMLAKTLAALTPGKLKYSFFSNSGTESVEAALKLAKAYQSPRGKFTFVATSGAFHGKSLGALSATAKSTFRKPFMPLLPGFRHVPFGDINAMRTLLSECKKTGDDVAAVILEPIQGEGGVILPPPGYLPAVRKLCDEFGALLILDEVQTGMGRTGKMFACEHENVQPDILCLAKALGGGVMPIGATIATEEVFSVLFDNPFLHTTTFGGNPLACAAALATINVLLTQNLPAQAEQKGDILLDGFRQLAREYPDLVNEVRGKGMLMAIEFVDNETGYDFASEMFRQRVLVAGTLNNARTIRIEPPLTLTLEQCEQVLKAARLALAALRVSVEEA
- a CDS encoding PadR family transcriptional regulator, yielding MRHHHEEGRGPRGRHGEHGEHGEHGRRGGGGRRQRFFGHGELRLVILDILTRNASHGYELIKEIETLTQGNYSPSPGVIYPTLDLLQDQGLISVADENGRKKIAITAEGSQLHAENQEHLEHIQARLQARMVGCELRKNPQMKRALENFKAVLDLRVNQQEITEAQLKQIIGVIDRAAMEISQLD
- a CDS encoding siderophore-interacting protein is translated as MTTTNQPKYPQRVRNELRFRELTVLRIERIGRAFQRIVLGGEALNGFVSQGFDDHTKLFFPEAGSAFTPPEVTDEGINWGEGVRPATRDYTPLYDAGRHELAYDFFIHDGGIASSWALAAKVGDKLVIGGPRGSLVVPEDYAWQLYVTDESGMPALRRRLLGLQQLPTRPQVTAIVTIGDESYKDYLADLNGFNIEWVVGHNSSAVAERLAQVVVPAEDYFIWVTGEGAVVKSLLARFEGEKIDPQLVRSQAYWHSK
- a CDS encoding glycerone kinase; the protein is MSQFFFNQRANLVNEVIEGTIIASPWNNLARLESDPAIRVVVRRDLDKNNVAVISGGGSGHEPAHAGFVGKGMLTAAVCGDLFASPSVDAVLTAIQAVTGEAGCLLIVKNYTGDRLNFGLAAEKARRLGYNVEMLIVGDDISLPDNKHPRGIAGTILVHKVAGYFAERGHNLATVLREAQYAANHTVSLGLALSSCHLPQDAESTPRHHPDQAELGMGIHGEPGASVIATQNSAKIVGLMVEKLTAALPETGRLAVMINNLGGVSIAEMAILTRELANTPLRQRIDWLIGPASLVTALDMKGFSLTAIVLEESIEKALLSAVETAGWQTPVQPREINVMPSSLRSTRVEFEPSQNSVVASYVEQVTGTLSSLEADLNALDAKVGDGDTGSTFAAGARDIADLLQRQQLPLDNLATLFALIGERLTVVMGGSSGVLMSIFFTAAGQKLEQGANVAEALNTGLAQMKFYGGADEGDRTMIDALQPALTALLAKPANLQAAFTAAQAGADRTLHASKANAGRASYLNSDSLRGNMDPGAHAVAMVFKALAER